A portion of the Collinsella aerofaciens genome contains these proteins:
- a CDS encoding FoF1 ATP synthase subunit delta: protein MPTSRYQDKVLETYARSLLEAAKAENHVFEDLEMIERLASASPEIIAVLDTMSKRDQLDLLPKVAAAFKYVAEEDEDVVGVTVTTAIPLDDELRQTITKKCEQDFGRKVFLIEQVDPSIVGGLVLEARGERRDISVKTQLRVAQETLANSANSYGGEA from the coding sequence ATGCCGACTAGCCGCTATCAGGACAAGGTGCTCGAGACCTACGCGCGCTCCCTTCTGGAAGCCGCTAAGGCCGAGAACCATGTGTTCGAGGACCTCGAGATGATCGAGCGCCTGGCTTCTGCCAGCCCCGAGATCATCGCCGTGCTCGACACCATGTCCAAGCGCGACCAGCTCGACCTTCTTCCCAAGGTGGCAGCTGCCTTTAAGTATGTTGCCGAGGAAGACGAGGATGTAGTGGGCGTGACCGTCACCACGGCGATCCCGCTCGACGACGAGCTGCGTCAAACCATCACTAAGAAATGCGAGCAGGACTTCGGCCGCAAGGTATTCCTTATCGAGCAGGTCGACCCGTCTATCGTGGGCGGCTTGGTGCTCGAGGCACGCGGCGAGCGTCGTGACATTTCCGTCAAGACGCAGCTGCGCGTCGCGCAGGAGACCCTCGCAAACTCTGCTAATTCGTACGGAGGTGAAGCCTAA
- the atpF gene encoding F0F1 ATP synthase subunit B → MNLSSQKSAIALSASAAALLMPVSAFAEDGAAGADILIPKMAEFIPALIAFLIIWIVLAKVALPGIIKTMEERGKKIEESLDEAEKTKQEAIAKRAESDSIVTDARRQAADIVLEARKDAESERARIIEAAHKEAEEIIAKAHTTVEDERKSIYAGAASSIADLSVAVATKIVGEALEDEAEQKKLIERYIQEAGSLNAD, encoded by the coding sequence ATGAATCTTTCATCCCAGAAGAGCGCGATCGCACTCTCCGCGTCCGCGGCCGCGCTGCTCATGCCGGTTTCCGCGTTCGCCGAGGACGGCGCTGCCGGTGCGGACATCCTCATCCCTAAGATGGCGGAGTTCATCCCGGCGCTTATCGCCTTCCTGATTATCTGGATCGTGCTGGCCAAGGTCGCCCTGCCGGGCATCATCAAAACCATGGAGGAGCGCGGCAAGAAGATCGAGGAGAGCCTCGACGAGGCCGAGAAGACCAAGCAGGAGGCTATCGCCAAGCGCGCTGAGTCCGACTCGATCGTCACCGACGCCCGTCGTCAGGCTGCCGACATCGTTCTCGAGGCCCGTAAGGACGCCGAGTCCGAGCGCGCCCGTATCATCGAGGCTGCTCACAAGGAGGCCGAGGAGATCATCGCCAAGGCCCATACGACCGTCGAGGACGAGCGCAAGTCCATCTACGCCGGTGCCGCGAGCTCCATCGCCGACCTGTCCGTTGCCGTCGCCACCAAGATCGTGGGCGAGGCACTCGAGGACGAGGCCGAGCAGAAGAAGCTCATCGAGCGCTACATCCAGGAAGCAGGTAGCCTGAATGCCGACTAG
- a CDS encoding ATP synthase subunit C yields MGVIGYGLGVIGAGLAIGLSALGATGAMARQPEVQGRVFTVFIMGSAFGEALALIGFVVALIVK; encoded by the coding sequence GTGGGAGTTATCGGTTACGGTCTCGGTGTTATCGGCGCTGGTCTTGCTATCGGCCTGTCTGCTCTGGGTGCTACGGGTGCTATGGCCCGTCAGCCTGAGGTCCAGGGCCGCGTGTTCACCGTCTTCATCATGGGCTCCGCCTTCGGCGAGGCTCTGGCTCTGATCGGCTTCGTTGTCGCGCTGATCGTTAAATAG
- the atpB gene encoding F0F1 ATP synthase subunit A, translating into MEIFEKLPDEINHLVSEFSSTPVVGDLSCGITQYSFWLIVSTIVLLIVLAVFKKKQTLVPKGFFVNGFEYIIEYVENDIGKGVVGENWKKHFPFLCSLFLFILINNMIGLIPGMKPGTGAIGSTAALAIFAFVYFIYYGCKAHGVIGYIKSLAPQGVSFPMNVLVWVVELFSTFLRLITLAVRLFCNMFAGHVVMGSFAIMASMFMQPLLQQVSAAHAVGALPSLAWLAILILIYAIELVVGAIQAYVFTVLTAVYVSEAEEVAEEE; encoded by the coding sequence GTGGAAATTTTTGAAAAGCTGCCTGATGAGATTAATCATCTGGTCAGCGAGTTCAGCTCCACCCCTGTCGTGGGCGATCTGAGCTGCGGCATCACGCAGTACTCGTTTTGGCTGATCGTCTCCACGATCGTGCTCCTGATCGTCCTGGCCGTGTTCAAGAAGAAGCAGACCCTGGTTCCCAAGGGCTTCTTCGTCAACGGTTTCGAGTACATCATCGAGTACGTCGAGAACGATATCGGCAAGGGCGTCGTGGGTGAGAACTGGAAGAAGCACTTCCCGTTCCTGTGCTCGCTTTTCCTGTTCATCCTGATCAATAACATGATCGGCCTGATCCCGGGAATGAAGCCCGGCACCGGCGCAATCGGCTCCACCGCCGCGCTCGCCATCTTCGCCTTCGTGTACTTCATCTACTACGGATGCAAGGCTCACGGCGTGATCGGCTACATCAAGAGCCTCGCCCCGCAGGGCGTGAGCTTCCCGATGAACGTGCTCGTGTGGGTCGTCGAGCTTTTCTCGACCTTCCTGCGCCTCATCACGCTCGCCGTCCGTCTGTTCTGCAACATGTTCGCAGGACACGTGGTCATGGGCTCGTTCGCCATCATGGCGAGCATGTTCATGCAGCCGCTGCTTCAGCAGGTTTCCGCGGCCCACGCCGTCGGCGCCCTGCCTTCGCTGGCCTGGCTTGCCATCCTCATCCTGATCTATGCGATCGAGCTTGTGGTCGGCGCCATCCAGGCTTACGTCTTCACGGTCCTTACCGCCGTGTATGTCTCCGAGGCAGAGGAGGTCGCGGAGGAGGAGTAG
- the upp gene encoding uracil phosphoribosyltransferase translates to MTVTYDASRVTLVDHPLVQHKLSILRDKNTGTNQFRQLVRELALFDGYEAMRDLPMEDVEVETPITTATFKQLAGKKLAIVPILRAGLGMVDGILDLVPSARVGHIGMERDEVTHEPHEYYCKMPKDIDQRICLVVDPMLATGGSAEMAISYLRERGVKDIRMLCIVAAPEGLKSLTEKDPDVHIYTCAIDDHLNEAAYIVPGLGDVGDRIYGTL, encoded by the coding sequence ATGACCGTCACCTACGATGCGTCCCGTGTGACGCTTGTCGATCACCCGCTCGTTCAGCACAAGCTGTCGATCCTGCGCGATAAAAACACCGGCACCAACCAGTTCCGCCAGCTCGTGCGCGAACTCGCGCTTTTTGACGGCTACGAGGCCATGCGCGACCTGCCTATGGAAGACGTCGAGGTCGAGACCCCCATCACTACCGCCACGTTCAAACAGCTTGCCGGCAAGAAACTCGCCATCGTGCCCATCCTGCGTGCGGGCCTTGGCATGGTCGACGGCATCCTCGACCTGGTGCCCTCCGCTCGCGTGGGCCACATCGGCATGGAGCGCGACGAGGTCACCCACGAGCCGCACGAGTATTACTGCAAGATGCCCAAGGATATCGACCAGCGTATCTGCCTGGTCGTCGACCCCATGCTCGCCACGGGCGGTTCGGCCGAGATGGCCATCAGCTACCTGCGCGAGCGCGGTGTCAAGGACATCCGCATGCTGTGCATCGTCGCGGCCCCCGAGGGTCTCAAGTCGCTGACCGAGAAGGACCCAGATGTGCATATCTATACCTGCGCCATCGACGACCATCTCAACGAGGCTGCCTACATCGTTCCCGGCCTCGGCGACGTCGGCGACCGCATCTACGGCACGCTCTAG
- the glpK gene encoding glycerol kinase GlpK, with protein MSLNLGSLGMEDASFDFGGSYIMALDCGTTSVLATIVDEYGCIVAQARRSVKTSFPRPGWVEQDPMAVLASQIAVMMEVQFKSGIHSDRIAAIGISNQRETTVVWDRVSGQPIYNAIVWQCRRTAPLIDELVEQGAEGLVRSRTGLTLDPYFSASKVQWILDNVDGARESAAAGDLMFGTIDTWLIYNLTGGQVFATDYTNASRTALFNIHTLDWDDDLLALFDVPRSMMPEVRWSSGDYGRVASDIMTNMPPIMGVAGDQQASLFGHCCFRPGQTKNTYGTGCFMLMNTGDEIVESKNGLVSTIGIAADGKVSYALEGSIFAAGSTMNWLRNNMGIISSVSESAQLAASISDNEGCYFVPAFAGLGAPWWDPHARGIVCGLTGASSRATIVRAACESMAYQSYDVLRAMEQDVGLSIERLSVDGGASRNEFIMQFQADLLDIPVLQCETVETTAIGAAYLAGLAVGYWEDLEELEQNAQIVRTFLPHMSAERREQNLAGWRDAVKRSLSTAQ; from the coding sequence ATGTCGTTGAATCTGGGCAGCCTGGGCATGGAAGATGCCTCGTTTGACTTTGGCGGTTCCTACATCATGGCGCTCGACTGCGGCACCACCTCGGTACTTGCGACCATCGTCGACGAGTACGGCTGCATCGTCGCGCAGGCACGTCGCAGCGTCAAAACCAGCTTCCCGCGTCCCGGTTGGGTAGAGCAAGACCCCATGGCGGTCCTTGCCAGCCAGATCGCGGTCATGATGGAAGTCCAGTTTAAGAGCGGTATCCACTCCGACCGCATTGCCGCCATCGGCATCTCCAACCAGCGCGAGACCACGGTGGTCTGGGACCGTGTGAGCGGTCAGCCGATCTATAACGCCATCGTATGGCAGTGCCGCCGTACCGCACCTCTGATCGACGAGCTGGTCGAGCAGGGCGCAGAAGGGCTGGTGCGCTCCCGCACGGGACTCACGCTCGACCCGTATTTCTCGGCCTCCAAGGTGCAGTGGATTCTCGACAACGTCGACGGCGCACGCGAAAGCGCGGCGGCGGGCGACCTCATGTTTGGCACCATCGACACCTGGCTCATCTACAACCTCACCGGCGGCCAGGTCTTTGCCACCGACTACACCAATGCCAGCCGCACGGCACTCTTTAATATCCATACGCTCGATTGGGACGACGACCTGCTGGCACTCTTTGACGTTCCACGTTCCATGATGCCCGAGGTTCGCTGGAGCTCGGGCGACTACGGCCGCGTCGCGAGCGACATCATGACCAACATGCCGCCCATCATGGGCGTGGCGGGTGACCAGCAGGCGTCGCTGTTCGGCCACTGCTGTTTCCGTCCCGGCCAGACCAAAAACACCTATGGCACTGGCTGCTTTATGCTCATGAACACCGGCGACGAGATCGTCGAATCCAAGAATGGCCTGGTCTCCACCATCGGTATCGCTGCGGACGGCAAAGTCAGCTATGCGCTCGAGGGCTCTATTTTTGCCGCCGGCTCAACGATGAACTGGCTTCGCAACAACATGGGCATCATCTCGAGCGTGAGCGAGTCGGCACAACTCGCCGCTTCGATTAGCGACAACGAGGGCTGCTACTTCGTTCCCGCCTTTGCGGGTTTGGGTGCTCCCTGGTGGGACCCGCATGCTCGCGGTATCGTGTGCGGTCTGACCGGCGCCTCGAGCCGTGCGACCATCGTACGTGCCGCCTGCGAATCCATGGCATATCAGAGCTACGACGTGCTGCGCGCCATGGAGCAGGACGTGGGGCTTTCGATCGAGCGCCTGTCTGTCGATGGCGGTGCCTCGCGCAACGAGTTCATCATGCAATTCCAGGCCGACCTGCTGGATATCCCCGTGCTGCAATGCGAGACGGTGGAGACCACGGCAATCGGTGCCGCGTACTTGGCGGGTCTTGCCGTCGGCTATTGGGAAGACCTGGAAGAGCTGGAGCAAAATGCCCAGATCGTTAGGACCTTCCTTCCCCACATGTCCGCCGAGCGCCGCGAGCAAAACCTTGCGGGCTGGCGTGATGCAGTCAAGCGCTCGCTCAGTACCGCACAGTAG
- a CDS encoding L-threonylcarbamoyladenylate synthase has protein sequence MQTVYRVYEGTREPHRLAVERTAEVLGRGGLALIPTETVYGVAVAVNVFSDAVPQDTSEFPSWSRDPQTAVNGAAVPALGTGYRRIFTLKQRELTQTVAWLVDGVEALDRYGVDIPEDARVLARRCWPGALTIVVKAAPCVPTFMRAADDTVALRASASPVVQALIRSCGSPLACTSANTHGAPSPASFAAVEGRILEGVDVAVDAGETPCRDASTIVSFQHGELQILRQGALPASEIERVLSDPMQ, from the coding sequence ATGCAGACGGTCTATCGGGTATACGAGGGAACGCGCGAGCCGCATCGGCTTGCCGTCGAGCGCACGGCCGAGGTGCTCGGCCGCGGCGGCCTGGCCCTGATCCCGACCGAGACAGTCTACGGTGTCGCCGTGGCGGTCAACGTCTTCTCCGATGCTGTCCCCCAAGATACAAGCGAATTCCCATCGTGGTCGCGCGATCCGCAGACTGCCGTCAATGGCGCCGCAGTCCCTGCGCTCGGTACCGGCTATCGCCGTATCTTCACTCTCAAGCAACGTGAACTCACGCAAACTGTGGCTTGGCTGGTCGATGGTGTCGAAGCACTCGACCGCTATGGCGTGGATATCCCGGAAGATGCCCGCGTACTCGCGCGACGATGCTGGCCGGGAGCCCTGACCATCGTGGTCAAGGCAGCCCCCTGCGTGCCGACCTTTATGCGTGCTGCCGACGACACCGTGGCCCTGCGCGCTTCGGCCTCTCCCGTGGTCCAAGCGCTCATCCGCTCCTGCGGCAGTCCACTTGCCTGCACGAGCGCCAATACGCACGGCGCACCCTCGCCGGCAAGCTTTGCCGCCGTCGAGGGTCGCATCCTGGAGGGGGTCGATGTTGCCGTCGACGCCGGTGAGACCCCGTGTCGCGACGCCTCGACCATCGTGTCGTTTCAGCACGGCGAGCTCCAGATCCTGCGCCAAGGCGCACTTCCCGCATCAGAGATCGAACGGGTCCTGTCCGACCCGATGCAATAG
- a CDS encoding type II toxin-antitoxin system HicB family antitoxin: MRQRFTYDCVLIKEDDGYCASFPQIPGAFADGDTREEAIAHATEALMAFLADDLNNGLTPAGYERSAEVVALSVEIDHEDAREAACRTFKDAALDLKVSAPRITALVKAGKLDVELVDGRRMITINSIERYAAQERHAGRPKKFVAVQ, encoded by the coding sequence ATGAGGCAGCGATTTACCTATGACTGCGTTCTCATAAAAGAAGACGACGGTTACTGCGCCAGCTTCCCGCAGATTCCCGGCGCCTTTGCCGATGGCGATACGCGCGAAGAAGCGATTGCCCATGCCACCGAGGCACTGATGGCGTTTTTGGCCGATGACCTCAACAACGGTTTGACTCCGGCGGGGTACGAACGCTCGGCCGAGGTCGTGGCCCTTTCAGTCGAAATCGACCACGAGGACGCTCGGGAAGCGGCGTGCCGAACATTTAAAGACGCAGCGCTGGACCTCAAAGTCTCCGCACCGCGGATCACCGCGCTGGTCAAAGCCGGCAAACTCGATGTTGAGCTTGTCGACGGCCGTCGGATGATAACGATAAACAGCATCGAGCGCTACGCCGCCCAAGAACGTCACGCCGGAAGACCAAAGAAGTTCGTAGCCGTCCAATAA
- a CDS encoding type II toxin-antitoxin system HicA family toxin: MQPPTFREIIALLKHDGFVKVAQVGSHAKYVSGDRVVTVNGSGGDRPKKGTWASIRRQAGW, translated from the coding sequence ATGCAACCCCCTACCTTTCGGGAAATCATTGCCCTACTCAAGCACGATGGATTCGTGAAGGTCGCGCAAGTCGGTAGTCATGCTAAGTATGTTTCTGGTGACCGTGTTGTCACCGTGAACGGCTCTGGTGGCGATCGACCAAAGAAGGGCACATGGGCAAGTATTCGTCGCCAAGCTGGATGGTAG
- a CDS encoding N5-glutamine methyltransferase family protein translates to MANEIWTIKRCLEWTKEYLAERGEEHPRLSAEWLLCAATGLARIDLYMRMDETLNAAQLETMHAAVVRRAKGEPLQYITGSTQFRMIDVACAPGVLIPRPETEMLVEEVLNYLDTEVLSPEVAARQRVELPWNDEVEQARKAEAALADERATAERRAANLTAADEAALGSDVLGSRAYAEELADREAEEAAAQAAEAEAAEAAEPELDEYGIAIEGADQKTASAQDAAAPAPAEPRTARVLEVGCGTGCISLSIAWERRGHVTCTATDVEPRAIDLATKNRDALGLTSDEVAFSLTNLVSSIPREEWGTFDVLVSNPPYIPTDVMRSLPHEVKDFEPDLALEGGADGLDIFRRLLNAAPYMLRAGGLFACELYEGALDAAAELCRQAGLSDVRIVHDLTDRPRIVRAIVTEPKQRQ, encoded by the coding sequence ATGGCAAACGAGATCTGGACCATCAAGCGTTGTCTCGAGTGGACCAAGGAGTACCTGGCCGAGCGCGGCGAGGAGCATCCCCGTCTTTCTGCCGAGTGGCTGCTGTGCGCGGCCACGGGCCTGGCGCGTATCGACTTGTATATGCGCATGGACGAGACGCTTAACGCGGCCCAGCTCGAGACCATGCACGCGGCCGTCGTTCGTCGCGCCAAAGGCGAGCCGCTGCAGTATATCACCGGCAGCACGCAGTTTCGCATGATCGATGTCGCGTGCGCCCCCGGCGTGCTCATCCCGCGCCCCGAGACCGAGATGCTCGTCGAAGAAGTCTTGAACTATCTGGATACCGAGGTGCTGAGCCCCGAGGTCGCTGCCCGTCAGCGTGTTGAGCTGCCTTGGAACGATGAGGTCGAGCAGGCCCGCAAAGCCGAGGCGGCGCTGGCCGACGAACGCGCGACCGCCGAGCGTCGTGCTGCCAACCTGACGGCCGCCGATGAGGCTGCGCTGGGTAGCGACGTGCTCGGTAGCCGTGCCTATGCCGAGGAGCTGGCCGACCGCGAGGCCGAGGAAGCCGCCGCGCAAGCAGCAGAAGCCGAAGCCGCGGAAGCCGCCGAGCCCGAGCTCGACGAATACGGCATCGCCATCGAGGGTGCCGACCAGAAGACGGCTTCAGCTCAGGATGCCGCTGCGCCTGCCCCAGCCGAGCCCCGCACTGCCCGCGTTCTCGAGGTCGGCTGCGGCACGGGCTGTATCTCGCTCTCGATCGCCTGGGAGCGTCGCGGCCACGTCACCTGCACTGCTACCGATGTCGAGCCGCGCGCCATCGACCTTGCTACCAAAAACCGCGATGCGCTTGGCCTCACGTCCGACGAGGTTGCCTTCAGCCTCACGAACCTGGTGAGCTCCATTCCCCGTGAAGAGTGGGGCACCTTTGACGTACTCGTCTCCAACCCGCCCTACATCCCCACCGATGTCATGCGCTCACTGCCGCACGAGGTCAAGGACTTTGAGCCCGATCTGGCGCTCGAGGGTGGCGCCGACGGCCTCGATATCTTCCGCCGCCTGCTCAACGCGGCGCCCTACATGTTGCGCGCCGGCGGCCTCTTTGCCTGCGAGCTCTACGAGGGCGCGCTCGACGCTGCGGCCGAGCTCTGCCGCCAGGCGGGCCTTTCGGACGTGCGCATCGTCCACGACCTCACCGATCGCCCCCGCATCGTCCGAGCCATCGTCACCGAGCCCAAACAGCGCCAGTAA
- the prfA gene encoding peptide chain release factor 1 gives MRDKLEKIIKAYEELEKKLSDPAVASDIKEFTRLNKEYAHQSDLIAASREYIGALDDIEAAKEMLHDTTDADEKEMLQMDISENEAKLPQLEEDIKYMLIPSDPNDDKNTIVEIRSAAGGDEAAIFAGDLYKMYQRFCESRGWKTTVLDSSPSEAGGFKSIEFKVEGDRVYSVMKFESGVHRVQRVPKTESQGRIQTSTATVAVLPEAEEIDVQINQSDLRIDTYCASGPGGQCVNTTYSAVRITHLPTNTVVQSQEQRSQIQNREVCMQMLRARLYEMELEKQQAELGAERQSQIGHGNRSEKIRTYNQPQDRVTDHRIGFNSTYNGVLLGDQLGTVIEALAAAERAEKLAQAV, from the coding sequence ATGCGCGACAAGCTCGAAAAGATCATCAAGGCCTACGAGGAGCTCGAGAAGAAGCTTTCCGACCCGGCCGTCGCCTCCGATATCAAGGAGTTCACGCGTCTCAACAAGGAGTACGCGCACCAGTCCGACCTCATCGCCGCCTCGCGCGAGTACATCGGCGCGCTCGATGACATCGAGGCTGCCAAGGAAATGCTCCACGATACTACCGATGCCGATGAGAAGGAGATGCTCCAGATGGACATCTCCGAAAACGAGGCCAAGCTTCCCCAGCTCGAGGAAGACATTAAGTACATGCTCATTCCGAGCGACCCCAACGACGACAAGAACACCATCGTCGAGATTCGCTCCGCCGCCGGTGGCGACGAGGCGGCCATCTTTGCCGGCGATCTGTACAAGATGTACCAGCGCTTCTGTGAGTCGCGCGGCTGGAAGACCACCGTGCTCGACTCCAGCCCCAGCGAGGCCGGCGGCTTTAAGTCTATCGAGTTCAAGGTCGAGGGCGACCGCGTCTACTCCGTCATGAAGTTCGAGTCCGGCGTGCACCGCGTCCAGCGCGTTCCCAAGACCGAGTCCCAGGGCCGTATCCAGACCTCCACGGCGACCGTCGCCGTACTTCCCGAGGCCGAGGAAATCGACGTCCAGATCAACCAGTCCGACCTGCGCATCGACACCTACTGCGCCTCCGGCCCTGGCGGTCAGTGCGTTAACACCACTTATTCCGCCGTGCGCATCACCCACCTGCCCACCAACACCGTGGTGCAGTCGCAGGAACAGCGCTCCCAGATCCAGAACCGCGAAGTCTGCATGCAGATGCTGCGCGCCCGTCTGTACGAGATGGAGCTCGAGAAGCAGCAGGCGGAGCTCGGTGCCGAGCGCCAGAGCCAGATCGGCCACGGCAACCGTTCCGAGAAGATCCGTACCTACAACCAGCCCCAGGACCGCGTGACCGATCACCGCATCGGCTTCAACTCCACCTACAACGGCGTCCTTCTGGGCGACCAGCTCGGCACCGTCATCGAGGCGCTCGCCGCCGCCGAGCGTGCCGAGAAGCTGGCACAGGCAGTCTAA
- a CDS encoding M20/M25/M40 family metallo-hydrolase encodes MAEVWRFFAHEDDFADIDEVGACERLGRVLSFPTISSMDAQTVDWQAFADLRAYMQQAWPRVFAAGEVELIDHSLLVTLAGIDPALKPVMLMGHMDVVPVVPGTETDWTHNPFSGHVDDTYIWGRGAIDMKDQVAGILEAVEYALAHGWQHERTLLLAFGQDEETTQCGAGAIGRVLEERGVELEYLIDEGDYRIVEAAEYGAGEGWLMHADLAEKGYADIVLRTKSEGGHSSNPYGGTSLEVLSRAIAAICDIEWPARVTDLLAAQLVELGLYTADEIAASKDAIVRDCLASKKLYPLVTTTCAPTQIEGGSTGANVMPQDMWVNINFRMLEGTSVADVVACCREAVATAGLAGRVEVELGPGSSEPSPSPRVGGPGLEAVRAIAARYFRDPKPTEENGSSAVGQEPMSIVPSTVIGATDAANYQRICHECIRFSAFVVDDDECDRGVHGTNERITRRAYLQGVRFLIALLQTL; translated from the coding sequence ATGGCCGAGGTTTGGCGCTTCTTTGCGCACGAGGATGATTTTGCCGATATCGACGAGGTCGGCGCGTGCGAGCGCCTGGGCCGCGTGCTGTCGTTTCCGACGATTTCGAGCATGGATGCCCAGACGGTGGACTGGCAGGCGTTTGCCGACCTGCGCGCCTATATGCAGCAGGCCTGGCCGCGCGTGTTTGCGGCGGGCGAGGTCGAGCTCATCGACCATTCGCTGCTCGTGACGCTTGCCGGCATCGACCCCGCCCTCAAGCCGGTCATGCTCATGGGCCACATGGACGTGGTTCCCGTGGTGCCGGGCACCGAGACAGACTGGACGCACAATCCCTTTAGCGGGCACGTGGACGACACCTATATTTGGGGTCGCGGCGCCATCGATATGAAAGACCAGGTCGCAGGCATCCTGGAGGCCGTTGAGTATGCGCTGGCGCACGGCTGGCAACACGAACGAACCCTGCTGCTGGCCTTTGGCCAGGATGAGGAGACCACGCAGTGCGGCGCGGGTGCCATTGGCCGCGTGCTCGAGGAGCGCGGCGTTGAGCTTGAGTACCTGATCGACGAGGGTGACTATCGTATCGTTGAGGCTGCCGAGTACGGCGCAGGCGAGGGTTGGCTTATGCATGCCGATCTTGCCGAGAAGGGCTATGCCGATATCGTGCTCAGGACGAAGAGCGAGGGCGGGCATTCTTCCAACCCTTACGGTGGCACGTCGCTCGAAGTGCTCAGCCGCGCTATTGCCGCGATTTGCGATATCGAGTGGCCGGCGCGTGTGACCGATCTGCTTGCCGCGCAGCTCGTCGAGCTGGGGCTTTATACCGCAGACGAGATTGCTGCCAGCAAGGATGCCATCGTGCGCGACTGCCTTGCCAGCAAAAAGCTGTACCCGCTTGTGACCACCACCTGTGCGCCCACGCAAATCGAGGGCGGCAGTACCGGTGCCAACGTAATGCCGCAAGATATGTGGGTCAATATCAACTTCCGCATGCTCGAGGGTACGAGCGTGGCCGATGTCGTGGCCTGCTGCCGCGAGGCCGTTGCCACCGCTGGGCTCGCCGGCCGAGTCGAGGTCGAGCTGGGCCCCGGCAGCTCCGAGCCCTCGCCGTCCCCGCGCGTGGGCGGTCCGGGGCTCGAGGCCGTCCGCGCCATCGCCGCCCGCTATTTCCGTGATCCCAAGCCGACGGAGGAAAACGGATCGTCTGCGGTGGGCCAAGAGCCGATGAGCATCGTGCCCTCGACCGTGATTGGTGCAACCGATGCCGCCAACTACCAGCGCATTTGCCACGAGTGCATCCGCTTCTCCGCCTTTGTGGTCGACGATGACGAATGCGACCGCGGCGTCCACGGCACCAACGAGCGCATCACCCGTCGCGCCTACCTCCAGGGTGTTCGCTTCCTCATCGCCCTGCTTCAAACGCTCTAG
- a CDS encoding amino acid ABC transporter ATP-binding protein, with protein MADTATTGVAAAAQTNEPLIRVEGLRKSFGSLEVLKGIDLSVNPGEVVTIIGASGSGKSTFLRCLNLLETPDAGHIWFHGQDLTAERCNINKLREDIGMVFQGFNLFNNMDVLDNCTLAPVTLKKMSKAEAEKIAMEHLTSVGLEKFAHAAVGRLSGGQKQRVAIARALCMNPQIMLFDEPTSALDPEIVGEVLDVMRKLAADGMTMVVVTHEMAFARTVSDRVVFMDQGVVLEDAAPAELFGNPKHQRTREFLSRYLNDK; from the coding sequence ATGGCAGATACCGCCACTACCGGCGTTGCGGCCGCCGCACAGACCAATGAGCCGCTCATCCGCGTCGAGGGCCTGCGCAAGAGCTTCGGCTCGCTCGAGGTGCTCAAGGGCATCGACCTGTCCGTTAACCCCGGCGAGGTCGTCACCATTATCGGCGCCTCGGGTTCGGGCAAGTCGACCTTCCTGCGCTGCCTCAACCTGCTCGAGACCCCGGACGCGGGCCACATCTGGTTCCACGGCCAGGACCTCACGGCCGAGCGCTGCAACATCAACAAGCTGCGCGAGGACATCGGCATGGTGTTCCAGGGCTTTAACCTGTTCAACAACATGGATGTGCTCGACAACTGCACGCTCGCGCCCGTCACGCTCAAAAAGATGAGCAAGGCCGAGGCTGAAAAAATTGCGATGGAGCATCTGACGAGCGTGGGACTCGAAAAGTTCGCGCACGCCGCCGTGGGTCGTCTGTCCGGTGGTCAAAAACAGCGCGTGGCCATCGCCCGCGCCCTGTGCATGAACCCGCAGATCATGCTGTTTGACGAGCCTACCTCTGCGCTCGATCCCGAGATCGTGGGCGAGGTGCTCGACGTTATGCGCAAGCTCGCCGCCGACGGCATGACCATGGTCGTCGTTACCCACGAGATGGCCTTCGCGCGTACCGTGTCCGACCGCGTGGTCTTTATGGACCAGGGCGTGGTGCTCGAGGACGCCGCGCCGGCTGAGCTCTTTGGCAATCCTAAGCACCAGCGCACCCGCGAGTTCCTCTCGCGTTATCTCAACGACAAATAA